The Rhododendron vialii isolate Sample 1 chromosome 8a, ASM3025357v1 genome has a window encoding:
- the LOC131298671 gene encoding uncharacterized mitochondrial protein AtMg00860-like gives MKHFGSFFERIRQYKLRLNPQKCTFGVTTCKMLGFLITQRGIEVDPSKIQAIMKISPPRTEKEVRSFLGKVQFISKFISKLTATCKPLFKLLKKGANFGWSQDCQQAFEAIKEYFQNLPMLSPPIFGKPLILYLSVTNTSMGCMLAQENDAKVECAIYYLSKKMMDYETRYTPLEKTC, from the coding sequence ATGAAGCACTTCGGAAGTTTTTTTGAGAGGATTAGGCAGTACAAGCTACGTCTTAAtcctcaaaaatgcacttttgggGTAACAACTTGTAAAATGCTAGGATTTCTCATCACTCAAAGAGGAATCGAGGTAGACCCTTCCAAGATACAGGCTATCATGAAGATATCACCACCAAGGACAGAGAAGGAAGTAAGGAGCTTTCTAGGAAAAGTGCAATTCATTAGCAAATTCATTTCCAAACTCACAGCCACCTGCAAACCTCTCTTTAAGCTTTTGAAGAAAGGAGCTAATTTTGGGTGGAGTCAAGACTGTCAGCAAGCATTCGAGGCAATCAAAGAGTATTTTCAGAATCTGCCTATGCTGTCACCACCCATCTTTGGGAAGCCATTGATTCTGTATCTCTCAGTAACAAACACATCCATGGGATGCATGCTAGCACAAGAAAATGATGCCAAAGTAGAGTGCGCCATATACTACCTCAGCAAGAAGATGATGGACTACGAAACAAGGTATACTCCTTTAGAGAAAACCTGCTAG
- the LOC131298670 gene encoding uncharacterized protein LOC131298670, with translation MKYIVMLHGMINNVFSCTLINIYVPNDVANRRSLWEELLGIKIISTTPRCIGGDFNEIKAITEGVGCQMLERGMKDFLEFCNNMELIDLPMLGRKFTWTNYQDHAIHNCLDRFLISPQWMEKFKVLQWGLHRPISDHCPIVLLDDGRDWGPKPFRFMDIWLSNPKCMAIAKDTWENTQVSGWAGYMILQKCRAIKEKLKVWNKEEFGDVNSVLQIIEAELHQFDLIAEERQLSADERASRCKSKSEFWRLSRLTESLWRQKSRVNWMKLGNKNTRYFQAIANNRFRRNMVGSIKVNGTLLEDPKDIKEAAIEHFRRNFHEEKVSRPMLGGTFQRKLDPDKSLHCGRLFEEGEILEP, from the coding sequence ATGAAATATATTGTTATGCTGCATGGTATGATTAACAATGTTTTTTCTTGCACTTTGATTAATATTTATGTGCCTAATGATGTGGCTAATAGAAGAAGTCTGTGGGAGGAGCTGTTAGGTATAAAAATTATCTCTACTACACCACGGTGTATTGGGGGAGACTTTAACGAAATTAAAGCTATTACCGAAGGGGTGGGCTGTCAGATGTTGGAAAGAGGAATGAAagattttttggaattttgtaATAATATGGAGCTCATCGATCTACCAATGTTGGGTAGGAAGTTCACATGGACAAACTATCAAGACCATGCAATCCACAACTGTCTGGATAGATTCCTCATATCACCACAGTGGATGGAGAAATTCAAGGTCCTCCAATGGGGGCTTCATAGACCAATCTCAGATCATTGCCCAATCGTTCTCTTAGATGATGGCAGAGATTGGGGCCCTAAGCCCTTCAGatttatggatatttggttgtCGAATCCCAAATGCATGGCTATTGCTAAGGACACTTGGGAGAATACGCAAGTGAGTGGATGGGCTGGTTACATGATTTTGCAGAAATGTAGGGCCATCAAAGAGAAGCTTAAGGTATGGAACAAAGAGGAGTTTGGGGATGTAAATTCAGTCTTACAGATAATAGAAGCAGAACTCCATCAGTTTGACTTGATTGCTGAGGAAAGACAGCTCAGTGCAGATGAGAGAGCCTCAAGGTGTAAGTCCAAGTCAGAATTTTGGAGACTTTCCCGATTGACAGAATCCTTGTGGAGACAAAAATCGAGAGTGAACTGGATGAAATTGGGCAATAAGAACACTAGATACTTCCAAGCCATTGCGAACAATAGGTTTCGAAGAAACATGGTGGGCTCAATAAAGGTGAATGGTACACTGTtggaagatcccaaggatattAAGGAGGCAGCAATTGAACATTTCAGGAGGAATTTTCATGAGGAAAAAGTATCTAGGCCAATGCTGGGGGGAACTTTCCAAAGGAAATTAGATCCGGATAAATCACTTCATTGTGGCAGATTATTTGAAGAGGGGGAGATCTTGGAGCCCTGA